A genomic segment from Coccinella septempunctata chromosome 3, icCocSept1.1, whole genome shotgun sequence encodes:
- the LOC123309964 gene encoding UDP-glucosyltransferase 2 isoform X1, with the protein MIENNPNYFSHSFLSFFRPCATSQNGPRLAISTIPLEIIEYRKMTLASRILFLSLALMKLCACSDILMITLGGTKSHKIPFWELAGGLVNRGHNITFLNAFPADFVMPGLEEITPTNLVFFVRNFTNWDLVGARMRNELPVHPLDMIRYGYKSCEETLQDHETNDMLHIHKSFDLIILDGAFPECGLGFVKHYNAPFMYINTVAMYTGSLSLAGNPNPYSITPFLATSFTDNMKLHQRITNAVWYLAGNMLHAVMTKLMIQGILSKKFGYDMPPIYKMSSNVSFILQNSHPAVTYSKAYLPNVAEIACIHCKDPKPLPPELEDFVNGSGDAGFIYFSMGSSVKAFNMPEYFRRMLIRVFRQLPQRVLWKWEGEDMEDLPDNVKLGRWLPQQDLLGHPKIKAFVTHGGLLSMFETVYHGVPIVTLPVFCDHDANSAKSEADGYAIKLDLATINVESLLWAIKRIIHDPKYRIEVLRRQKVFRDQKETPLERAVFWTEYVLRNRGASYLQSPSRFLSASEYYMWDVALLSLLLTFLLYYSFLKPAFYGISRRICSIHSAKEEKVD; encoded by the exons aaagatGACACTCGCATCACGAATACTATTCTTGTCATTGGCCCTGATGAAACTATGTGCATGCTCGGACATCCTGATGATAACCTTAGGAGGGACGAAATCGCACAAAATTCCATTCTGGGAATTGGCGGGAGGGCTTGTGAACAGAGGCCACAACATAACCTTTCTGAACGCCTTCCCAGCCGATTTCGTTATGCCAGGATTAGAAGAGATAACTCCCACAAATCTAGTCTTTTTCGTTAGGAATTTCACAAACTGGGATCTCGTTGGAGCCAGGATGAGGAACGAACTGCCAGTGCATCCTCTGGACATGATAAGATATGGTTACAAA TCGTGCGAGGAGACTCTACAAGACCACGAAACAAACGATATGCTCCACATCCACAAGTCCTTCGACCTGATCATCCTAGACGGCGCCTTCCCAGAGTGCGGTTTAGGATTCGTCAAACACTACAATGCGCCTTTCATGTACATCAACACTGTGGCAATGTACACCGGCAGCCTATCCCTGGCAGGTAACCCTAACCCTTACTCCATCACGCCATTCTTGGCTACTTCGTTCACTGACAACATGAAGCTACACCAAAGAATCACCAACGCCGTGTGGTACTTGGCCGGTAATATGCTCCACGCTGTAATGACCAAGTTGATGATACAG GGAATATTGTCCAAAAAATTCGGATATGACATGCCGCCGATATACAAAATGTCAAGTAATGTGAGTTTTATACTCCAGAATTCTCATCCAGCTGTAACATACTCCAAGGCTTATCTACCTAACGTAGCTGAAATTGCTTGTATACACTGTAAAGACCCAAAACCACTCCCACCG GAACTGGAGGATTTCGTGAATGGCAGCGGTGACGCTGGTTTCATATACTTCAGCATGGGATCATCGGTGAAGGCCTTCAACATGCCAGAATATTTCAGAAGGATGCTCATACGCGTTTTCAGACAACTGCCCCAAAGGGTGCTGTGGAAATGGGAGGGAGAAGATATGGAAGATCTGCCTGACAACGTGAAACTTGGAAGATGGTTACCCCAACAGGATTTACTCG GCCATCCAAAAATCAAAGCCTTCGTCACGCATGGAGGCCTCCTGAGCATGTTCGAGACAGTCTACCACGGCGTCCCCATAGTCACCCTCCCAGTTTTTTGCGACCATGATGCCAATTCCGCAAAGTCTGAAGCAGACGGTTATGCCATCAAGCTGGATTTGGCGACAATCAACGTAGAATCCCTTCTGTGGGCTATAAAACGGATAATACACGACCCCAAGTACCGCATCGAGGTGCTCAGAAGACAGAAAGTATTCAGAGACCAAAAGGAGACGCCTCTAGAGAGGGCAGTTTTTTGGACTGAGTATGTTCTCCGGAACAGAGGAGCGAGCTACCTCCAGTCGCCTTCGAGGTTCCTCAGCGCCTCAGAGTACTACATGTGGGATGTGGCCTTACTATCTCTCCTTTTAACCTTCTTGTTGTACTACAGCTTTCTCAAGCCAGCCTTCTATGGCATTTCCAGGAGAATCTGTTCAATCCACAGTGCGAAGGAGGAAAAAGTCGACTGA
- the LOC123309964 gene encoding UDP-glucosyltransferase 2 isoform X2 encodes MTLASRILFLSLALMKLCACSDILMITLGGTKSHKIPFWELAGGLVNRGHNITFLNAFPADFVMPGLEEITPTNLVFFVRNFTNWDLVGARMRNELPVHPLDMIRYGYKSCEETLQDHETNDMLHIHKSFDLIILDGAFPECGLGFVKHYNAPFMYINTVAMYTGSLSLAGNPNPYSITPFLATSFTDNMKLHQRITNAVWYLAGNMLHAVMTKLMIQGILSKKFGYDMPPIYKMSSNVSFILQNSHPAVTYSKAYLPNVAEIACIHCKDPKPLPPELEDFVNGSGDAGFIYFSMGSSVKAFNMPEYFRRMLIRVFRQLPQRVLWKWEGEDMEDLPDNVKLGRWLPQQDLLGHPKIKAFVTHGGLLSMFETVYHGVPIVTLPVFCDHDANSAKSEADGYAIKLDLATINVESLLWAIKRIIHDPKYRIEVLRRQKVFRDQKETPLERAVFWTEYVLRNRGASYLQSPSRFLSASEYYMWDVALLSLLLTFLLYYSFLKPAFYGISRRICSIHSAKEEKVD; translated from the exons atGACACTCGCATCACGAATACTATTCTTGTCATTGGCCCTGATGAAACTATGTGCATGCTCGGACATCCTGATGATAACCTTAGGAGGGACGAAATCGCACAAAATTCCATTCTGGGAATTGGCGGGAGGGCTTGTGAACAGAGGCCACAACATAACCTTTCTGAACGCCTTCCCAGCCGATTTCGTTATGCCAGGATTAGAAGAGATAACTCCCACAAATCTAGTCTTTTTCGTTAGGAATTTCACAAACTGGGATCTCGTTGGAGCCAGGATGAGGAACGAACTGCCAGTGCATCCTCTGGACATGATAAGATATGGTTACAAA TCGTGCGAGGAGACTCTACAAGACCACGAAACAAACGATATGCTCCACATCCACAAGTCCTTCGACCTGATCATCCTAGACGGCGCCTTCCCAGAGTGCGGTTTAGGATTCGTCAAACACTACAATGCGCCTTTCATGTACATCAACACTGTGGCAATGTACACCGGCAGCCTATCCCTGGCAGGTAACCCTAACCCTTACTCCATCACGCCATTCTTGGCTACTTCGTTCACTGACAACATGAAGCTACACCAAAGAATCACCAACGCCGTGTGGTACTTGGCCGGTAATATGCTCCACGCTGTAATGACCAAGTTGATGATACAG GGAATATTGTCCAAAAAATTCGGATATGACATGCCGCCGATATACAAAATGTCAAGTAATGTGAGTTTTATACTCCAGAATTCTCATCCAGCTGTAACATACTCCAAGGCTTATCTACCTAACGTAGCTGAAATTGCTTGTATACACTGTAAAGACCCAAAACCACTCCCACCG GAACTGGAGGATTTCGTGAATGGCAGCGGTGACGCTGGTTTCATATACTTCAGCATGGGATCATCGGTGAAGGCCTTCAACATGCCAGAATATTTCAGAAGGATGCTCATACGCGTTTTCAGACAACTGCCCCAAAGGGTGCTGTGGAAATGGGAGGGAGAAGATATGGAAGATCTGCCTGACAACGTGAAACTTGGAAGATGGTTACCCCAACAGGATTTACTCG GCCATCCAAAAATCAAAGCCTTCGTCACGCATGGAGGCCTCCTGAGCATGTTCGAGACAGTCTACCACGGCGTCCCCATAGTCACCCTCCCAGTTTTTTGCGACCATGATGCCAATTCCGCAAAGTCTGAAGCAGACGGTTATGCCATCAAGCTGGATTTGGCGACAATCAACGTAGAATCCCTTCTGTGGGCTATAAAACGGATAATACACGACCCCAAGTACCGCATCGAGGTGCTCAGAAGACAGAAAGTATTCAGAGACCAAAAGGAGACGCCTCTAGAGAGGGCAGTTTTTTGGACTGAGTATGTTCTCCGGAACAGAGGAGCGAGCTACCTCCAGTCGCCTTCGAGGTTCCTCAGCGCCTCAGAGTACTACATGTGGGATGTGGCCTTACTATCTCTCCTTTTAACCTTCTTGTTGTACTACAGCTTTCTCAAGCCAGCCTTCTATGGCATTTCCAGGAGAATCTGTTCAATCCACAGTGCGAAGGAGGAAAAAGTCGACTGA